One window of Medicago truncatula cultivar Jemalong A17 chromosome 2, MtrunA17r5.0-ANR, whole genome shotgun sequence genomic DNA carries:
- the LOC11440629 gene encoding 60S ribosomal protein L7-2 has translation MAKEEVKTVVPESVLKKQKRNEEWALVKKQEQESAKKKRSETRKLIWSRAKQYAKEYDDSQKELIALKREAKLKGGFYVDPEAKLLFIIRIRGINAMDPKSRKILQLLRLRQICNGVFLKVNKATVNMLHRVEPYVTYGYPNLKSVRELIYKRGYGKVDRQRIALTDNSIIEQVLGKHGIICIEDLIHEILTVGPHFREANNFLWPFKLKAPLGGMKKKRNHYVEGGDAGNREDYINELIRRMN, from the exons ATGGCCAAGGAGGAAGTGAAAACCGTTGTTCCTGAATCGGTTTTGAAGAAACAGAAAAGGAATGAGGAATGGGCATTGGTGAAGAAACAGGAACAGGAATCAGCTAAGAAGAAGCGATCTGAGACAAGGAAGCTTATTTGGAGTAGAGCCAAACAGTACGCTAAGGAATACGATGACTCG CAAAAGGAGTTGATTGCGTTGAAGCGTGAAGCTAAGCTTAAGGGTGGATTTTATGTTGATCCTGAAGCTAAGCTTTTGTTCATTATCAGGATCAGAGG TATCAATGCAATGGACCCAAAATCAAGGAAGATTTTGCAGCTTTTGCGTTTGAGACAG ATCTGCAATGGTGTCTTTCTCAAAGTAAACAAAGCGACCGTGAATATGCTTCACAGGGTTGAGCCATATGTCACCTACGG atatcCCAATCTGAAGAGTGTCAGAGAATTGATCTACAAGCGCGGTTATGGAAAGGTTGATAGGCAGAGAATTGCTTTGACTGACAACTCTATCATTGAGCAG GTTCTCGGGAAACATGGTATCATTTGCATTGAAGATCTCATTCATGAGATCCTTACTGTTGGACCTCACTTCAGAGAGGCAAACAACTTCCTATGGCCTTTCAAGCTCAAAGCTCCTTTGGGTGgcatgaagaagaagagaaatcaCTATGTTGAAGGTGGTGATGCTGGTAACAGGGAGGACTACATCAATGAACTCATTAGAAGGATGAATTAG
- the LOC11444398 gene encoding uncharacterized protein — translation MGRSLKISNNPSPSKAKERNKTTTEVKSKKKSSRRKMWFVYICDEEEKELGRQKASGCCPYCGGKVEAMDVEMQWRFCFLPMCFKIKRKFFCTLCARRLELQYY, via the coding sequence ATGGGTCGTTCTTTGAAAATCAGCAATAACCCTTCTCCTTCTAAAGCTAAAGAAAGGAACAAGACAACAACAGAAGTGAAATCAAAGAAGAAATCTAGCAGGAGAAAAATGTGGTTTGTGTATATTTGTGATGAAGAAGAGAAGGAATTAGGAAGACAAAAAGCATCAGGTTGTTGTCCTTATTGTGGTGGCAAAGTTGAAGCTATGGATGTTGAGATGCAATGGAGGTTTTGTTTTTTGCCTATGTGTTTTAAGATTAAGAGGAAGTTTTTTTGTACTTTGTGTGCTAGAAGGTTAGAATTGCAGTATTACTAG
- the LOC11437702 gene encoding heat shock cognate 70 kDa protein, which yields MAKKHEGRAVGIDLGTTYSCVAVWMDRHNRAEIIHNDQGNRTTPSFVAFTHDQRLIGDAAKNQVAANPQNTIFDAKRLIGRKFSDPVVQNDIILWPFKVIAGVNDKPMITLQYKGQESQFCAEEISSMILTKMREVAEAFMESPVKNAVVTVPAYFNDSQRKATIDAGAIAGLNVIRIINEPTAAAIAYGLDKRSDCDGKRNIFVFDLGGGTFDVSILTIKGDVFEVKATAGNTHLGGEDFDNRTVNYFVEEFQKKNKVDISGNSRALRRLRTACERAKRTLSFAFVTTVEVDSLFQGIDFSSSITRAKFEEINMDLFNECMKTVENCLRDSKMHIGDIDDVVLVGGSSRIPKVQDLLQDFFKGKDLCKSINPDEAVAYGAAVQAAILSEGFKNVPDLVLRDVTPLSLGILADVDHVMSVVIPRNTSIPVAKIKRFFTAKDNQCKVSINVYEGERARAADNNLLGFFSLSCVPGAPRGQPLDVCFDLDENGILTVSAKEVSTGNTNKITITNEKERLSTLEIKKMIEEAERYHVEDKKFLQKAKVMNALDYCVYNMKNALKKDVNLKLSSQEIEKINNAITVATSLLDKNNKQNETDVLEFHLKEMESMLKYVIAKTG from the exons ATGGCAAAAAAACATGAAGGACGTGCAGTGGGAATAGACCTTGGAACAACTTATTCATGTGTTGCTGTGTGGATGGACCGTCACAACAGAGCAGAGATCATACACAATGACCAGGGAAACAGAACAACACCTTCTTTTGTTGCTTTCACTCATGATCAAAGGTTGATCGGTGATGCTGCTAAGAATCAAGTTGCCGCTAACCCACAAAACACCATCTTTG ATGCTAAAAGGTTAATCGGTAGGAAGTTTAGTGATCCTGTTGTTcaaaatgatatcatcttgtggCCATTCAAGGTCATTGCCGGAGTGAATGACAAACCAATGATTACTCTTCAGTATAAGGGTCAAGAGAGCCAATTTTGTGCTGAGGAAATATCATCTATGATCCTTACAAAGATGCGAGAAGTTGCTGAGGCATTTATGGAGTCGCCTGTCAAGAATGCTGTTGTTACTGTGCCAGCTTACTTCAATGATTCGCAGCGAAAAGCCACCATAGATGCTGGTGCCATCGCTGGCCTTAATGTCATTCGAATTATCAATGAACCTACTGCTGCAGCTATTGCATATGGTCTTGACAAGAGAAGTGATTGTGATGGTAAACGGAATATTTTTGTCTTTGACCTTGGCGGTGGTACTTTTGATGTGTCTATCCTTACAATTAAGGGTGATGTTTTTGAGGTAAAAGCCACTGCCGGAAACACTCACCTTGGGGGAGAGGACTTTGATAACAGAACGGTGAACTACTTTGTAGAGGAGTTTCAAAAGAAGAATAAGGTGGACATAAGTGGGAACTCAAGAGCCTTGAGGAGGTTGAGAACTGCATGTGAGAGGGCAAAGAGGACACTCTCTTTTGCTTTTGTCACCACTGTTGAGGTAGATTCTTTATTTCAGGGAATTGACTTTTCTTCATCAATCACCCGTGCCAAGTTTGAGGAAATTAATATGGATCTTTTCAATGAGTGTATGAAAACTGTTGAGAATTGTCTTCGTGATTCAAAGATGCACATTGGTGATATTGATGACGTTGTTCTTGTGGGTGGCTCATCTAGGATTCCCAAAGTGCAGGATCTATTGCAAGACTTTTTCAAGGGCAAGGATTTATGCAAAAGTATCAACCCGGATGAAGCTGTTGCTTACGGTGCAGCTGTTCAAGCTGCTATTTTGAGTGAAGGCTTTAAGAATGTCCCAGATTTGGTGTTGAGAGATGTTACCCCATTGTCGCTTGGTATCTTAGCCGATGTTGATCATGTCATGAGTGTTGTGATTCCTAGGAACACTTCCATACCTGTGGCAAAGATAAAACGATTTTTTACCGCTAAAGATAACCAATGCAAAGTCTCAATTAATGTTTATGAGGGTGAGAGAGCAAGAGCTGCTGACAATAATCTGCTCGGTTTTTTCAGCCTTTCTTGCGTTCCAGGTGCTCCTCGGGGCCAACCCTTAGATGTATGTTTTGACCTCGATGAAAATGGTATCCTAACTGTTTCTGCTAAGGAAGTATCTACAGGAAATACAAACAAGATCACCATAACCAATGAAAAAGAAAGATTGTCAACcttggaaattaaaaaaatgattgaagaaGCTGAGAGATACCACGTGGAAGATAAGAAATTTTTACAAAAGGCCAAGGTAATGAATGCATTGGATTATTGTGTTTACAATATGAAGAATGCTTTAAAGAAAGATGTGAATTTAAAGCTCTCCTCTCAAGAAATTGAGAAGATCAACAATGCAATTACTGTGGCCACAAGTTTGCTTGATAAgaataacaaacaaaatgaaaCAGATGTTCTTGAGTTTCATCTGAAGGAGATGGAGAGCATGTTGAAGTACGTTATAGCCAAGACTGgctag